In Mus musculus strain C57BL/6J chromosome 14, GRCm38.p6 C57BL/6J, the following are encoded in one genomic region:
- the Lrrc18 gene encoding leucine-rich repeat-containing protein 18 isoform 2 (isoform 2 is encoded by transcript variant 2), giving the protein MAKGGKGPKGKKITLNVAKNCIKITFDGRKRLDLSKMGITTFPKCILRLSDIDELDLSRNMIRKIPDSIAKFQNLRWLDLHSNYIDKLPESIGQMTSLLFLNVSNNRLTTNGLPVELNQLKNIRTVNLGLNHLDSVPTTLGALKELHEVGLHDNLLTTIPASIAKLPKLKKLNIKRNPFPNADESEMFVDSIKRLENLYLVEEKDMCSSCLQRCQQARDKLNKIKSMAPSAPRKALFSNLVSPNSTAKDAQEEWR; this is encoded by the coding sequence ATGGCCAAAGGAGGGAAAGGCCCCAAGGGCAAAAAGATCACCCTTAATGTGGCAAAGAACTGCATCAAAATCACATTTGATGGGAGAAAACGCCTTGACCTGAGCAAGATGGGTATCACCACCTTCCCCAAGTGTATCTTGCGGCTCAGTGATATAGATGAGCTAGATCTTAGCCGGAATATGATCAGAAAAATTCCCGACTCCATCGCCAAGTTCCAGAACCTGCGATGGCTCGACCTGCACAGTAACTATATTGACAAGCTCCCTGAATCCATTGGCCAGATGACCTCCTTGCTCTTCCTCAATGTGAGCAACAACAGGCTGACCACCAACGGGCTTCCTGTGGAGCTGAACCAACTCAAGAACATCCGCACCGTGAATCTGGGCCTTAACCACCTGGACAGCGTGCCCACCACACTGGGGGCCCTGAAGGAGCTCCATGAGGTGGGGCTGCATGACAATCTGCTGACTACCATCCCCGCCAGCATCGCCAAGCTCCCCAAGCTGAAGAAGCTCAACATAAAGAGGAACCCCTTCCCAAATGCAGATGAATCGGAGATGTTCGTAGACTCCATCAAAAGGCTAGAAAACCTCTATCTGGTGGAAGAGAAGGATATGTGTTCATCCTGTCTGCAGAGATGCCAACAGGCCAGGGACAAGTTGAATAAAATCAAGAGCATGGCCCCCTCTGCACCGAGAAAGGCcctcttttccaatttggttTCACCCAACTCAACAGCCAAGGATGCCCAGGAAGAATGGAGGTGA
- the Lrrc18 gene encoding leucine-rich repeat-containing protein 18 isoform 1 (isoform 1 is encoded by transcript variant 1): MAKGGKGPKGKKITLNVAKNCIKITFDGRKRLDLSKMGITTFPKCILRLSDIDELDLSRNMIRKIPDSIAKFQNLRWLDLHSNYIDKLPESIGQMTSLLFLNVSNNRLTTNGLPVELNQLKNIRTVNLGLNHLDSVPTTLGALKELHEVGLHDNLLTTIPASIAKLPKLKKLNIKRNPFPNADESEMFVDSIKRLENLYLVEEKDMCSSCLQRCQQARDKLNKIKSMAPSAPRKALFSNLVSPNSTAKDAQEEWRLRSPSTF, from the coding sequence ATGGCCAAAGGAGGGAAAGGCCCCAAGGGCAAAAAGATCACCCTTAATGTGGCAAAGAACTGCATCAAAATCACATTTGATGGGAGAAAACGCCTTGACCTGAGCAAGATGGGTATCACCACCTTCCCCAAGTGTATCTTGCGGCTCAGTGATATAGATGAGCTAGATCTTAGCCGGAATATGATCAGAAAAATTCCCGACTCCATCGCCAAGTTCCAGAACCTGCGATGGCTCGACCTGCACAGTAACTATATTGACAAGCTCCCTGAATCCATTGGCCAGATGACCTCCTTGCTCTTCCTCAATGTGAGCAACAACAGGCTGACCACCAACGGGCTTCCTGTGGAGCTGAACCAACTCAAGAACATCCGCACCGTGAATCTGGGCCTTAACCACCTGGACAGCGTGCCCACCACACTGGGGGCCCTGAAGGAGCTCCATGAGGTGGGGCTGCATGACAATCTGCTGACTACCATCCCCGCCAGCATCGCCAAGCTCCCCAAGCTGAAGAAGCTCAACATAAAGAGGAACCCCTTCCCAAATGCAGATGAATCGGAGATGTTCGTAGACTCCATCAAAAGGCTAGAAAACCTCTATCTGGTGGAAGAGAAGGATATGTGTTCATCCTGTCTGCAGAGATGCCAACAGGCCAGGGACAAGTTGAATAAAATCAAGAGCATGGCCCCCTCTGCACCGAGAAAGGCcctcttttccaatttggttTCACCCAACTCAACAGCCAAGGATGCCCAGGAAGAATGGAG